From a region of the Hymenobacter jejuensis genome:
- a CDS encoding KGG domain-containing protein — MITTNQTRNTGNGQTNGSRKSLRGFAAMDPAQQRRIASEGGKASHESGRGHRFTSEEAREAGRKGGQASRGRSNQGGAIR, encoded by the coding sequence ATGATTACTACCAACCAAACCCGCAACACCGGCAATGGCCAAACCAACGGATCGCGCAAGAGCCTTCGCGGCTTTGCAGCCATGGACCCAGCTCAGCAGCGTCGCATTGCCAGTGAAGGCGGCAAAGCTTCGCACGAAAGCGGTCGGGGTCATCGGTTTACATCAGAAGAAGCACGCGAAGCTGGCCGTAAGGGGGGTCAAGCAAGTCGTGGACGGAGCAACCAGGGCGGTGCCATCCGTTAA